AGCAGCGTGGTGTCGCGGCGGCCGATGATGCGCTGCTTGCTCAGATCGGGCGACCGCCAATAGACTTGGAGCGCGAGTTGGTCGGTGCGCACGATCTTGGGCGGCGTGGGATAGCCCTGGCCCAGCTGTACCAGAAATGTGAGGTAGCCCTTGGCCACGGCCTGGTACTCCACGAGGCCGGTATCGGAGAGCTGGGCCTCGCGGCGCTCGGTGGCTCGCTGGACGAGCGAGAGGACGCGGGGCGAGTTCCACTGTTGGGCCGCCGAGGGCACCGCGATCAACAGCAACAACACGGCCGGGGCGAGACGGCGCAGGGCCGGCACGGCGCGGGACCGGAACGGCGCGGGGCCGGAACCGCGAGGGGCCGGAACCGTGTGGGGATGGGAAGGGTTGGAACTGCGGATCATTGACTGAAGTATCGCGAGCGATATACGAGCGGGCAACGGACCATCCATGAGCTTTGAAGCATTTTTGTCGCGCGCCGCACGTGGGCATCTGGTACCCGTGTGGCGCGAATGCGTGCTCGACACCGAGACGCCGGTGGCGGCGTTCACCAAACTCAAGCGGGGGCCGTTCTCGTTCCTGCTCGAGTCGGCGCCGGCGGGGAGCGAGACCTGGTCGCGCTACACGTTCATGGGCACCGAGCCGCGCGGCGCCTGGCGGCTCACCGACCGCGTGGTGGAGGACTGGACCCCGGAGGCCGGCTGGCACGGCGCGCGCACGCCGGCCGATCCGCTCGACGACCTCGACCAGCTGGTGAAGCGGTTCCCGCCCGTGGACGTGCCCGAGTTGGGCGAGTTCTGGGCGGGCGCGGTGGGGTACTTTGGCTACGACGTGGTGCGCGCCATCGAGCACCTGCCCCACGCGCCGCCGCGGGTGCTCAACGTGCCCGATGCGCTGTTCGTGTTCACCCGGGTGCTGGTGGTGGTGGACAACCTGCGCTCGCGGGCGCGGTTCGTGGCGTCGGTGCCCGTGCCCGCCGACGCCGCCGACGCCGACCTGCGCGCCCTGTACGACCGGGCGGAGGCGGACATCACGGCGGCCATGGCGCGGCTGCGCGCGCCGGGCACGTTGCCGCCACTGGAGCTGGCCGAATCGGCGCCGCCCGCCGTGGGCACGTCGCGCTACGAGCGCGGCAAGTACCTGCGCGACGTGGACCGGATCAAGGAGTACATCGTGGCCGGCGACGCGTTCCAGGTGTTGCTGGCCCGGCGGATCACGCTGCCGCACGACTTCTCGTCCGACCTGCTCTACCGCGCGCTGCGCGTGGTGAACCCGTCGCCGTACATGTACCATCTGGAGCTGGACGGCGTGGAGCTGGTGGGGAGTTCGCCCGAGCTGCTGGTGCGCGTGGCGGCGGGGCGGGTGACGGTGCGTCCCATCGCCGGCACGCGGCCGCGCGGGCGCACGGCGGCGGAGGACGACATGCTGTCGGCCGAGCTGCTGGCCGACGAGAAGGAGCGCGCCGAACACCTGATGCTCGTGGATCTGGGGCGCAACGACGTGGGGCGCATCGCGCGCTACGGGAGCGTGCAGGTGACCGATCTCATGGTGGTGGAGCGTTATTCCCACGTGCTGCACATCGTGAGCCAGGTGGAGGGCGCGATGCGCCCCGAGCTGTCGGCCATGGACGCCTTCCGCGCCACCTTTCCCGCGGGGACGATGACGGGCGCGCCCAAGGTGCGCGCCATGGAGATCATCGACGAACTGGAGCCCGAGCGGCGCGGCCCGTACGCCGGCGCCGTGGGTTACATCTCGGCCGGCGGCACGCGCATGGACCTGGCCATCACCATCCGCACCTGCGTGATCGCGGACGGGGTGGCGTCGGTGCAGGCCGGGGGCGGCATCGTGTACGACTCGGTGCCGGAGCGCGAGTGGGACGAGACCGAGAACAAGGCGCGGGCCATGCTCACCGCCATCGGGCGCGTGCGCGCTTCCATGCGGGACAGCTAGTCGCCCGCCCCCGCGCGCCGCATATTCCACCGTACATGGCCTACAAGCTCACGAGCGCGGACCAGACCCTGTCGTTCGAGCTGCGCGCCGGATCGCCGCAGCTCGTGGGCCGGGCGCCCACGTGCGACCTGCCGATCATCGACCCCACGATCTCGCGCCGTCACGCCGAAGTGGAGTGCACCGCCGGCGGCGTGCGGGTGCGCGACCTGGGGTCCAGCAACGGGACGTTCGTGAACGGGGCCCGCATCGAGCACGCCGACCTCGCGGCCGGCGACCGGGTGACGTTCGGCAAAGTGGAGCTCACGCTCGAGGAGTTCACCCCGCGCGTGCCCGCGGCGGCGCAGGCCGCCGCGCCCGCGCCGCCGCCGGGCGCGACGATCGTGCGCCAGCTCCCGGTGCGCGGGCAGACGCCGCCCACGTCGTCCCCCGGCATCCCCGCCACGCCCGCCGACAAGAGCCGCGAGAAGCTCGCCACGCTGCTCGAGGTGTCCAAGGGACTGGGACGCGCGGTGGACACCGACGCGATCCTCGACCAGATCGTGCAGTACGCCTACCAGATCCTGGCCGTGGACCGGGTGGCGATCCTCCTGCTCGACGACGGCGGCGCGCTCGTGCCCAAGATCTCGCGCGACAAGCGCGGCGGCGATGCCCCGCGCGCCGTGCCGCAGTCGATCGCGCGGGCCGCGGTGGCCGACAAGGTGGCCATCCTCTCGGACAACGCGGGCGAGGACGAGCGGTTCGGCGGGCAGTCGGTGGTGCTCCAGCAGGTGCGGTCGGCCATCTGCTCGCCGCTCATCGGCAGCGAGGACCGCGTGCTCGGCGTGCTGTACGTGGACAACGTGTCCACCACGCACCGGTTCAACGACGACGACCTGGATTTCGTGATCGCGTTCAGCGGCATCGCCGCCGTGGCCATCGAGAACAGCCAGTTCGCGGAGCGCATCCGGCGGGAGACGCTGGCCCGCAGCAACTTCGAGCGCTACTTCACCCCGCAGCTCGCCAAGCGCATCGCCTCGTCGGCCGGCGCCACGCGGCTGGGCGGCGAGAAGCGCAAGGTGGCCGTGCTGTTCAGCGACATCCGCGGGTTCACGCAGCTGTCGGAGACGATGAACCCCGACGACATGGCGCGCCTGCTCAGCGAGTACTTCACCGAGATGGTGGACTGCGTGTTCCGCCACGACGGCACGCTGGACAAGTTCATCGGCGACGCCGTGATGGCGCAGTGGGGCGCGCCGATCGGCGATCCGCGCGATGCCGACAAGGCCATGGGCGCCGCCGTCGACATGATCCGCGAGCTCGACAAGCTCAACGCCAAGTGGCGCGACGAGGGGCGGCCCGAACTGCAGATCGGCATCGGGCTCAACTTCGGCGACGCGTTCGCGGGCAACATCGGCTCCGAGAAGCGCCTCGAGTTCACGGTGATCGGCGATACGGTGAACACGGCCAGCCGGCTGTGCTCGGTGGCCGGCCCGGGCGAGATCCTGATCTCGGGCAGCATGAAACAGGCGCTGTCGGCGCCGCCGCCGCTGGAGGAATGCCCGCCCATGGAACTCAAGGGCAAGACGCAGCCGGTGCCGGTGTTCCGCGTGGTGGCGTGACCCGCGACGCCCCACCGCCCGGCTACGAGCGCGCGCGGGTGGGGCGCGCCGAACTGGTGGCGCGGCACGAACTCGTGCCGGCGCTGCGCGAGATCCTGGCCGGCGGCACGGTGTACGCGTACGCCGCCGGCCGGCCCGACCACACCCGCATGACGGGCCGCCAGCCGGCGTACGCCATCGCGCTGCCCGGCGGCGAGCGCGTGGTGGTGCGACACAACCGGCACGGCGGCACGTTCGCGGGCATGACGCGCGACCTGTTCCACCTGCCCACGCGCGCGCCGCTGGAGCTCGCGATCTCCGCGCGCCTGGCCGGCGCCGGCGTGCCCACGCCGCTGATGCTCGGCTACGTGGTGTATCCGGTGGCCGGAGTGCTGGCGCGCTCCGACGTCATGACGCGCGAGATCGCGCCCGGCCGCGACCTCGCGGCGGCGCTCGGCCCCGCGGAACCGGCGTCGGCGCGGGCGGCCGCGATCGCGGCCACGGCCACGCTCGTGGCCGTCCTGTCGCGCGCCGGCGCGCGCCACCATGACCTGAACGTGAAGAACGTGCTCCTCGCGGGCGACGTCGCGGCGCCCACGGCATACCTGCTCGACGTGGACCGGGTCACCTTCCACGCCGATCGTGGCCATTGCCTGGAGACCAACCTCGCGCGGCTCGAGCGTTCGGCGCGCAAGTGGCGCGACCGGTTCGGCGCGCCGGTGACGGACGACGATCTGGCGCGGCTCCGCGCCGACGCCCAGCGGCAACTCTAGCGCGCACCCCGCAGCACGTCGCGATACACCCCGATCGTGGCGTCGGCCATTCGCCGCACGGAGAAGTCGTCGGCCCGCGCCAGCCCCGCCTGTCGCAGACGCTGGGCCAGCGCCGGGTCGTTCACGATGCGCGCGATCGCCGCGCCGAGCGCGGGGGCGTCGCCCACCGGCACGAGCAGCCCGGTGTCGTCGTCGGCCACCAACTCCGGCGTGCCGCTGCCCGCGGTGGCGGCCACCGGCACCCCCAGCGCGAACGCGTCCATGATCACCAGCGGCAGCCCTTCGAAGCGCGAGCTGAGCACCGCCACGCGCGCCGCCGCGAGCAGCTCGTCCACGTCGGTGCGGAACCCGGCCAGGTGCACGAACCCGGAGAGCCCGAGCCCCGCGATCTCCGTCTCCACCGCTCCGCGCAACTCCCCCTCGCCCACGAGCAGTCCGTGGAGCGTGGGCGCCTGACGTCGCGCCGCCGCCACCGCGCGGACGAAGGTCAACGGGTCCTTCTGCTCCACCAGCGCGCCGACCATCACCGCCAGGGGCGCGCCGGGGGGCACCCCGAGCGTGGCCAGGAGCTCGGCCGGCGCCGGCGCCACGGTGCGGTCGGTCTCCACCCCGCCGTGGACCACGGACAGGAGCTCGGGCCGCACGCCCGCCGCGCCCAGGGCGTCGGCCGCGGCACGCGACACCGCCATCACGGCGGCGGCCCGGCTGTACTTCCAGCGGGTGCCCGGGTTGGCGCGCGGCGGCTTGGCGAGGTGGCGCGTGACGACCAGCCGTGCCGTGGTGCCGAGCGTACACATGGCGCCCAACGTGACGTCGTGCGCCGTCTGGGCGTGGACGATCTGCACGTCGTGCCGCTTGATGAACCGCCGCAGCCGCCAGGCGGTGAGCAGCGCCACCTCGCCGGTGGGCGCGGCGGGCACCACCGGGAGCCCCAGCGCGTGCGCGCGCTCGGCCAGCGGCGCCAGAGGCCGCGCGGCCACATAGCACTGTTCGCCCCGGCGGGCCAACTCGCGCGCCAGCAGCAGGGTCTGTCGCTGCCCACCGCGCCAGCCGCGCTCGGTGTCCAGCACCAGAACT
This genomic interval from Gemmatimonadaceae bacterium contains the following:
- the trpE gene encoding anthranilate synthase component I, with the translated sequence MSFEAFLSRAARGHLVPVWRECVLDTETPVAAFTKLKRGPFSFLLESAPAGSETWSRYTFMGTEPRGAWRLTDRVVEDWTPEAGWHGARTPADPLDDLDQLVKRFPPVDVPELGEFWAGAVGYFGYDVVRAIEHLPHAPPRVLNVPDALFVFTRVLVVVDNLRSRARFVASVPVPADAADADLRALYDRAEADITAAMARLRAPGTLPPLELAESAPPAVGTSRYERGKYLRDVDRIKEYIVAGDAFQVLLARRITLPHDFSSDLLYRALRVVNPSPYMYHLELDGVELVGSSPELLVRVAAGRVTVRPIAGTRPRGRTAAEDDMLSAELLADEKERAEHLMLVDLGRNDVGRIARYGSVQVTDLMVVERYSHVLHIVSQVEGAMRPELSAMDAFRATFPAGTMTGAPKVRAMEIIDELEPERRGPYAGAVGYISAGGTRMDLAITIRTCVIADGVASVQAGGGIVYDSVPEREWDETENKARAMLTAIGRVRASMRDS
- a CDS encoding adenylate/guanylate cyclase domain-containing protein, with the translated sequence MAYKLTSADQTLSFELRAGSPQLVGRAPTCDLPIIDPTISRRHAEVECTAGGVRVRDLGSSNGTFVNGARIEHADLAAGDRVTFGKVELTLEEFTPRVPAAAQAAAPAPPPGATIVRQLPVRGQTPPTSSPGIPATPADKSREKLATLLEVSKGLGRAVDTDAILDQIVQYAYQILAVDRVAILLLDDGGALVPKISRDKRGGDAPRAVPQSIARAAVADKVAILSDNAGEDERFGGQSVVLQQVRSAICSPLIGSEDRVLGVLYVDNVSTTHRFNDDDLDFVIAFSGIAAVAIENSQFAERIRRETLARSNFERYFTPQLAKRIASSAGATRLGGEKRKVAVLFSDIRGFTQLSETMNPDDMARLLSEYFTEMVDCVFRHDGTLDKFIGDAVMAQWGAPIGDPRDADKAMGAAVDMIRELDKLNAKWRDEGRPELQIGIGLNFGDAFAGNIGSEKRLEFTVIGDTVNTASRLCSVAGPGEILISGSMKQALSAPPPLEECPPMELKGKTQPVPVFRVVA
- a CDS encoding lipopolysaccharide kinase InaA family protein — encoded protein: MTRDAPPPGYERARVGRAELVARHELVPALREILAGGTVYAYAAGRPDHTRMTGRQPAYAIALPGGERVVVRHNRHGGTFAGMTRDLFHLPTRAPLELAISARLAGAGVPTPLMLGYVVYPVAGVLARSDVMTREIAPGRDLAAALGPAEPASARAAAIAATATLVAVLSRAGARHHDLNVKNVLLAGDVAAPTAYLLDVDRVTFHADRGHCLETNLARLERSARKWRDRFGAPVTDDDLARLRADAQRQL
- a CDS encoding glycosyltransferase family 4 protein, with the translated sequence MRVLVLDTERGWRGGQRQTLLLARELARRGEQCYVAARPLAPLAERAHALGLPVVPAAPTGEVALLTAWRLRRFIKRHDVQIVHAQTAHDVTLGAMCTLGTTARLVVTRHLAKPPRANPGTRWKYSRAAAVMAVSRAAADALGAAGVRPELLSVVHGGVETDRTVAPAPAELLATLGVPPGAPLAVMVGALVEQKDPLTFVRAVAAARRQAPTLHGLLVGEGELRGAVETEIAGLGLSGFVHLAGFRTDVDELLAAARVAVLSSRFEGLPLVIMDAFALGVPVAATAGSGTPELVADDDTGLLVPVGDAPALGAAIARIVNDPALAQRLRQAGLARADDFSVRRMADATIGVYRDVLRGAR